A genomic stretch from Mycobacterium cookii includes:
- a CDS encoding DUF4245 domain-containing protein: MTTQPQPPAKQPEPTAKPAKPRLLQDGRDMFWSIAPLVAACILLAGVVGMCSFAPSGVERGPVPSYNAASALRADALTLGFPVRLPKLPDGWQANSGGRGGIQDGRTDPSTRQRLHAATSTVGYISPKGMYVSLTQSNADEDKLVGSIHPSMYPSGTVDVDGTRWVTYQGDGTEPVWTARLNSPAGPAQVAVTGAGNADEFRTLAAATQSQPPLPAHR, encoded by the coding sequence GTGACGACGCAGCCGCAGCCTCCGGCAAAACAGCCTGAGCCGACGGCCAAACCGGCCAAGCCCCGGCTGCTCCAAGACGGCCGGGACATGTTCTGGTCGATCGCCCCGCTGGTGGCGGCCTGCATCCTGTTGGCCGGTGTGGTCGGGATGTGTTCGTTCGCCCCCAGCGGAGTCGAGCGCGGACCGGTGCCGTCCTACAACGCCGCGAGCGCGCTGCGGGCCGACGCGCTGACACTGGGCTTCCCGGTCCGGTTGCCGAAGCTGCCCGACGGCTGGCAGGCCAACTCCGGCGGCCGCGGCGGTATCCAGGACGGCCGGACCGACCCGTCGACCCGGCAGCGGCTGCACGCCGCCACCTCGACCGTCGGCTACATCAGCCCCAAGGGGATGTATGTGAGCCTGACTCAGAGCAATGCCGACGAGGACAAGCTGGTCGGCTCGATCCATCCGTCGATGTATCCGAGCGGAACGGTCGACGTGGACGGCACCAGGTGGGTCACCTACCAGGGCGACGGAACCGAGCCGGTGTGGACGGCGCGGCTGAACAGCCCGGCCGGCCCCGCTCAGGTTGCTGTCACCGGCGCAGGCAACGCCGACGAGTTCCGTACGCTGGCAGCGGCCACCCAATCGCAGCCGCCGTTGCCGGCGCATCGGTAG
- the glpX gene encoding class II fructose-bisphosphatase, protein MTAGSRREAPDRNLALELVRVTEAGAMAAGRWVGRGDKEGGDGAAVDAIRQLVNSVSMRGVVVIGEGEKDHAPMLYNGEEVGNGDGPECDFAVDPIDGTTLMSKGMPNAISVLAVADRGAMFDPSAVFYMNKIAVGPDAAHVLDITAPIAENIRAVAKVKGLSVPDMTVCILDRPRHAQLIGDVRDTGARIRLITDGDVAGAISACRPGSGTDMLAGIGGTPEGIITAAAIRCMGGEIQAQLAPKDDEERQKAIDAGYDLDAVLTTYDLVSGENVFFCATGVTDGDLLKGVRYEPGGCTTQSIVMRSKSGTLRMVEGFHRLTKLNEYSAIDFTGDSTAAYPLP, encoded by the coding sequence ATGACCGCAGGTTCTCGTCGCGAAGCCCCGGACCGCAACCTCGCCCTTGAGCTCGTCCGGGTCACCGAAGCAGGCGCAATGGCCGCGGGTCGCTGGGTCGGTCGCGGCGACAAAGAGGGCGGTGACGGCGCGGCCGTCGACGCCATCCGCCAGCTGGTGAACTCGGTGTCGATGCGCGGCGTGGTGGTGATCGGCGAGGGCGAGAAGGACCACGCGCCGATGCTCTACAACGGCGAAGAGGTCGGCAACGGCGACGGGCCGGAGTGCGACTTCGCCGTCGACCCGATCGACGGCACCACGCTGATGAGCAAGGGCATGCCCAACGCGATCTCGGTGCTCGCGGTGGCCGACCGCGGCGCGATGTTCGACCCGTCTGCGGTGTTCTACATGAACAAGATCGCGGTGGGACCCGACGCGGCGCACGTGCTGGACATCACCGCCCCGATCGCCGAGAACATCCGGGCGGTCGCCAAAGTCAAAGGGCTGTCCGTGCCGGACATGACGGTCTGCATCCTGGACCGGCCGCGGCACGCCCAGCTCATCGGGGACGTGCGCGACACCGGCGCCCGGATCCGGCTGATCACCGACGGCGACGTCGCCGGCGCGATCTCGGCGTGCCGACCGGGCTCGGGCACCGACATGCTGGCCGGTATCGGCGGCACGCCGGAGGGCATCATCACCGCCGCAGCGATCCGCTGCATGGGCGGCGAGATCCAGGCGCAGCTGGCCCCGAAGGACGACGAAGAACGACAGAAGGCGATCGACGCCGGCTACGACCTCGACGCCGTCCTCACCACATATGACCTGGTGTCCGGGGAGAACGTCTTCTTCTGCGCCACCGGCGTCACCGACGGCGACCTGCTCAAGGGCGTCCGCTACGAGCCGGGCGGCTGCACCACCCAGTCGATCGTGATGCGATCGAAGTCGGGCACGCTGCGGATGGTCGAGGGCTTTCACCGGTTGACCAAGCTCAACGAGTACTCGGCCATCGACTTCACCGGCGACAGCACCGCCGCGTACCCACTGCCGTAA
- a CDS encoding dienelactone hydrolase family protein, which translates to MGAPEADLTGWSAAPFTGGGYTHDVYRKGEGPGVVLIPEVPGIHPGVLALGNHLVDNGFTVAIPSLFGEPGRPVSVGYTVDTLRRVCVAREFAALATNKHRPVADFLRALASDLNKTTPGKGVGVIGQCFTGGFALAAAVDDSVLAPVLSQPSTPFPFTPRQRRDAGLSDVELNAFKDRAATDGVCALGLRFSKDLMSPGERFTTLKERLGDAFEVIEIDSGPGNEHGFSRAAHSVLTLEVREVDGHPAYEARKRVVEFLNARLR; encoded by the coding sequence ATGGGCGCACCGGAGGCAGACCTCACTGGCTGGTCAGCGGCACCGTTCACCGGCGGCGGATACACCCACGACGTGTACCGCAAGGGCGAGGGGCCCGGTGTGGTGCTGATCCCCGAGGTCCCGGGCATCCACCCCGGCGTGCTCGCTCTGGGAAATCATCTGGTGGACAACGGTTTCACCGTGGCGATCCCGTCCCTGTTCGGCGAGCCCGGCCGCCCGGTCTCGGTCGGCTACACGGTCGATACTCTGCGACGTGTCTGTGTGGCAAGGGAGTTCGCGGCGCTTGCGACCAACAAGCACCGGCCGGTCGCAGATTTCCTGCGCGCGTTGGCAAGCGATCTGAACAAGACGACGCCCGGCAAAGGTGTCGGGGTGATCGGCCAGTGCTTCACCGGCGGCTTCGCGCTGGCCGCCGCGGTCGACGACAGCGTGCTCGCGCCGGTGCTCAGCCAGCCGTCGACGCCGTTCCCGTTCACCCCGCGCCAGCGGCGCGATGCCGGACTCAGCGACGTCGAGCTGAACGCGTTCAAAGACCGTGCCGCCACCGACGGCGTGTGCGCGCTTGGCCTGCGGTTCAGCAAGGACCTGATGTCGCCCGGCGAACGGTTCACCACGCTCAAAGAACGGCTCGGTGACGCGTTCGAGGTGATCGAGATCGACTCCGGCCCGGGCAACGAGCACGGCTTCAGCCGGGCGGCCCACTCGGTGCTGACCCTGGAGGTCCGCGAGGTCGACGGTCACCCCGCCTACGAGGCGCGCAAGCGGGTCGTGGAGTTCCTCAACGCGCGGCTGCGCTAG
- a CDS encoding class II fumarate hydratase — MGEVRVPAKALWRAQTQRAVENFPISGRGLERTQIRALGLLKGACAQVNKDLGLLAADKADAIIAAAAEIADGKHDDQFPIDVFQTGSGTSSNMNTNEVIASIAAANGVTVHPNDDVNMSQSSNDTFPTATHIAATEAAVRHLIPALQVLHDALAGKAREWHTVVKSGRTHLMDAVPVTLGQEFSGYARQIEAGIERVRGSLPRLGELAIGGTAVGTGLNAPDGFGAKVVEVLVADTGLSELRTATNSFEAQAARDGLVEASGALRTIAVSLTKIANDVRWMGSGPLTGLAEIQLPDLQPGSSIMPGKVNPVLPEAVTQVAAQVIGNDAAVAVGGLSGAFELNVYIPMMARNILESFKLLTNVSRLFAERCITGLHANVEHLRELAESSPSIVTPLNSAIGYEEAAAVAKQALKERKTIRQTVIDRGLIGDKLSEEELDRRLDVLAMAKVSEE; from the coding sequence ATGGGCGAGGTCCGGGTACCGGCAAAAGCGCTGTGGCGCGCCCAGACTCAGCGTGCGGTGGAGAACTTTCCGATCTCTGGCCGTGGCCTCGAGCGCACCCAGATCCGCGCGCTGGGCCTGCTCAAGGGCGCCTGCGCCCAGGTCAACAAGGACCTCGGGCTGCTGGCCGCCGATAAGGCCGACGCGATCATCGCCGCGGCCGCCGAGATCGCCGACGGCAAGCACGACGACCAGTTCCCCATCGACGTCTTCCAGACCGGGTCGGGCACCAGCTCGAACATGAACACCAACGAGGTGATCGCCAGCATCGCGGCCGCCAATGGTGTGACCGTGCATCCCAACGACGACGTCAACATGTCGCAGTCGTCCAACGACACCTTCCCCACCGCCACCCACATCGCGGCCACCGAAGCCGCTGTGCGCCATCTCATCCCGGCGCTGCAGGTGCTGCATGACGCGCTGGCCGGTAAGGCCCGCGAATGGCACACCGTGGTCAAGTCCGGTCGCACGCACCTGATGGACGCCGTTCCGGTGACGCTGGGCCAGGAGTTCTCCGGCTACGCCCGGCAGATCGAAGCCGGCATAGAAAGGGTGCGCGGGTCCCTCCCCCGGCTGGGCGAGCTGGCGATCGGCGGCACCGCGGTCGGCACCGGCCTTAACGCCCCCGACGGCTTCGGCGCCAAAGTGGTCGAGGTGCTGGTCGCCGACACCGGTTTGAGCGAATTGCGGACGGCGACAAATTCTTTTGAAGCCCAGGCTGCCCGCGACGGGCTGGTCGAGGCGTCCGGCGCGCTGCGCACCATCGCGGTGTCGCTGACCAAGATCGCCAACGATGTGCGCTGGATGGGCTCCGGCCCGCTGACCGGCTTGGCCGAGATCCAGCTGCCGGATCTGCAGCCAGGCAGCTCGATCATGCCGGGCAAGGTGAATCCCGTTCTGCCCGAAGCGGTTACCCAGGTCGCCGCACAGGTGATCGGCAATGACGCCGCCGTCGCGGTGGGCGGGCTGTCCGGCGCGTTCGAGCTCAACGTCTACATCCCGATGATGGCCCGCAACATCCTCGAGTCGTTCAAGCTGCTCACCAACGTCTCGAGGCTGTTCGCCGAACGATGCATCACCGGGTTGCACGCCAACGTCGAGCACCTGCGCGAGCTGGCCGAGTCGTCGCCGTCGATCGTCACGCCGCTGAACTCGGCGATCGGATACGAGGAAGCGGCTGCGGTGGCCAAGCAGGCTTTGAAGGAGCGCAAGACAATTCGGCAAACGGTGATCGACCGCGGGTTGATCGGCGACAAGCTGTCCGAAGAAGAACTCGACCGTCGCCTCGACGTGCTCGCCATGGCCAAGGTCAGCGAGGAGTAG
- a CDS encoding ester cyclase, with product MLDDGLRQRRLALIEEHMNTEVTKEFDRTLATFNGHPRYEIMATGQVFDGDDEVMNYYRTTRTAFPDQRHENVRYHFSDDAVITEFDLLGTNLGEFYGMPPTGKAFRVPIIAVFFFDGERIINERIYFDSASLVTQIGRGELLALAATGELPGQ from the coding sequence ATGCTTGACGACGGACTCCGCCAGCGGCGCCTCGCGCTCATCGAAGAGCACATGAACACCGAGGTGACCAAGGAGTTCGATCGCACCCTCGCGACCTTCAACGGGCATCCTCGCTACGAAATCATGGCCACCGGGCAGGTTTTCGACGGCGATGACGAGGTGATGAACTACTACCGCACCACCAGGACCGCGTTCCCCGACCAGCGCCACGAAAACGTGCGCTACCACTTCAGCGACGACGCGGTGATCACCGAATTCGATCTGCTGGGAACCAATCTCGGCGAGTTCTACGGGATGCCACCCACCGGCAAAGCGTTTCGGGTGCCGATCATCGCGGTGTTCTTCTTCGACGGCGAGCGAATCATCAACGAGCGCATTTACTTTGACAGCGCGAGCCTGGTGACGCAGATCGGCCGTGGGGAGCTGTTGGCCCTGGCCGCGACCGGCGAGCTACCGGGGCAGTAA